Within Anguilla anguilla isolate fAngAng1 chromosome 11, fAngAng1.pri, whole genome shotgun sequence, the genomic segment TTAGATTAATTGCTCTCTAGTCTGTTTTAACAGTCTGTCCTTGTAAAACGCTGATTTGGGCAGAGCCGATCACACTTTTCAGTTGTAAGTTCTCTGTGGAAAAGTTTGGTCAGATGCCCTTTTAATTTCTGCAGACTCTAATGAGGCCAGTGTTATTGAATGTCTGGTTCTGTTTTTGCTCAGTAACCCTGCATGTGTCTTCAGCGTTAATGAGGGGAAAACAAtttctggaagaaaaaaggGATTTCGGAGTCACATTTGAAAGAGTGACGACCGCACTGTGGCATTCGGGACTGATCCTGTGGCAATGAATCCCCTCACACCTCTGTCCATTTGTGACAAAGTgatcattatttaaattatgaatttaaaagttTCTGTGACTTCAGTCCCAGAATACCGAATGAATGCAGCCTGAGGCGGTCAAAAGATGATGTTAGCCAAAATGAGTTCAGAGTAAACGTTTAATGGTGTTGCAAAGGGGCCATTTAGTTCTTTTGTTCTGCCACCCCATTGGCCGGACAGACTTCTGTTTGCCACCACACTGGACGGACCTCTCTCTGCGACCCCATTGGCCAGAAATACCTCTTTCTGTGATCCCATTGGCCTAACAGACCTCTCTCTGCCACCCCAAGGCATTGCTTCTCTCCTGTCTCACAGCCAGATATCTAAAAGTCTTTGAAAGCAATGTGAATGGCTTTAGCTCCTTTGTTTGAATGGGGCGATCATTCCGaagcttttattaaaacattcGCTTGTTTTAAACCTATGACCGAGGAAACCTGAatcctcagtgtgtgtgaatgcaatctgacatcatttctttttccatttactctccctccctgctctttttcttccttccacccctccctcaaaactctcattctctcttacTCCCctgtcaaattcaaatgcagaaCGTTTTATTGTCTTTCTGTAAATATTGTCAAAACATGCAGAACAATCAGTTATATTATAGTTATTATATACAACAATGGCCACAATAGTGGCAACATAACCTACTTACAGCCTGACCGCCTGTGTAAATAGGGTGTTGTGTGAGAAAGCTGTTCCTTTTAATTCCTCTAAGcgaggcagaaaaaaaagaacaatttttCAGCTCCTCCATGCACatgagacaaagagaggggcTGGCAAAGGGCCAAGGAACTATAAAGAcgttttcatttgcttttaaaGGCTTTTGGTTTGTGTTAcccaaaagccccccccccccccccctctctacaTGGATGGGCGTGTCAGGAACACATACCTGTCTGAAACTAACCAGCTGTCCTATAGGTCAATGCATCGTATTGTAGCATTTTTTGGCAGGCAACTTTATGTGTGATGTTGAAGcaattttatggtttttttttttgtagcatgGACGGACTCAGTGCCAACATACATTTGTAATATACTGCGTAGATACCAGCACAACTCAGCCTTAGGTCCTCCATTTCCAGCTGGCTGTGTGTTCCACGTGTCAATTAGGGAGGCAgctttgaattttgaatctCTTAAACTTTTCCATTGCATATCAGGGAGGCACCAACagtggaaaatgattgaagcaGGCCCATATTTTAAGGTTAACTTCAGATtgctaatattttattgttttgccccctttatttctttgttgtttgtcatttttagatCTTTTATGTAACGCATCTTGTGTTAAATCAGCACTTTTTtgactattttatttaactgttttcattagttttttttttcatcatagtTTTCATTTCTATGTGTGTGAAGCACTTGGGCTGCTTTTTTGTAGAAGCTGCTATTACAGTAAAGAGTATTATATTGAGGCATACTTGCAtactttctgtttctttcttacAATTATCTAAATACAGCCAGTAAAACTTAGtcaaaaaacagtattttgacAATTTTTGAGGATGCTGGTGAAAGTTGAAAActctttttttcaacaaaattttGAGCAAAATAATAACAGCTCCTCCTCTTTGCCTCGCCCGCTCCACcccctgactcctccccctcccactcctctgactcctccccctggcAGCTGGAGCTCTCTCCCGTGCACGTGCTGCACCAGCGTCGGCGGGAGCTCTTGGAGGAGGAGTGCCGCGCCCACACCAGGAAGCGGCGCGTCCTGATCCCGGAGGACCTCAAGCACCTGATCGTGGACGACCAGCACCGGCTCCTCTACTGCTACGTGCCCAAGGTGGCCTGCACCAACTGGAAGCGCGTGCTGATGGTGCTGACGGGCGGCGGGCGCTACGGCGACCCCCTCCAGATCCCCGCCCACGAGGCGCACGTGCCGGGCCGCCTCCGCTCGCTCTCCGAGTACTCGACGGCCGAGATCAACCGCCGCCTCCGCACCTACCTGAAGTTCGTCTTCGTGCGGGAGCCGCTCGAGCGCCTGGTCTCGGCCTACCGCAACAAGTTCACCCGCAGCTACAATACGGCCTTCCACAAGCGCTACGGCACCAAGATCGTGCGCCGCCACCGGGCCGACCCGCGGCCCGAGGCCCTGGACCGCGGCGATGACGTCTCCTTCCGGGAGTTCGTGTACTACCTGGTGGACCCGCGCACCCAGCGCGAGGAGCCCTTCAACGAGCACTGGGAGCGGGTGCACGCCCTCTGCCACCCCTGCCTCATCCACTACGACCTGGTGGGCAAGTACGAGACGCTGGAGCAGGACTCCAGCTACGTCCTGCGGCTGGCCGGCGCCGAGCCCGAGGTCCGCTTCCCCGCCTCCGGGAAGAGCGCC encodes:
- the LOC118207908 gene encoding carbohydrate sulfotransferase 11-like, with translation MRKPRVGRVVLATCVGSFFLLIFYFQSNLKPAADQDGREGRRPGRSPLQALYDSDQLELSPVHVLHQRRRELLEEECRAHTRKRRVLIPEDLKHLIVDDQHRLLYCYVPKVACTNWKRVLMVLTGGGRYGDPLQIPAHEAHVPGRLRSLSEYSTAEINRRLRTYLKFVFVREPLERLVSAYRNKFTRSYNTAFHKRYGTKIVRRHRADPRPEALDRGDDVSFREFVYYLVDPRTQREEPFNEHWERVHALCHPCLIHYDLVGKYETLEQDSSYVLRLAGAEPEVRFPASGKSARTTGDMAAKFFDDISPFYQRKLYNLYRMDFLLFNYSIPAYLRIR